A stretch of DNA from Alicyclobacillus acidocaldarius subsp. acidocaldarius Tc-4-1:
CGAATCGTTGAACGCGCAAGAACCTTCCCGGCATGAACGGACATCCTCGTTCATATCATCGGATTGGGTCAAGAAATTGAAAGACCTACGAACCCGATTTCTAGGGTTGAATCTTCGCAAGTCTCTTAATATGATGGAGTTGAAAGCGGTTTTCAACCGTTTTCTGACTCAAGTAAGGAGGGGACATGGGTGGCAGTTCAAGAAGTGAACGCGAGCGCTCTGCATCCGGATGTCGTCGAGTTTCTCACGGGTCCCAAGGGCTTGTTTATTGACGGCGAATTCGTTCCCTCACTCTCCGGTAAAACCTTCAAGTCTATCAATCCCGCGACGGAAGAAGTCCTGGTAGAAGTCGCCGAGGCGGAAGCCCCCGATATCGACCGCGCGGTCAAAGCTGCTCGTCGCGCCTTTGAGTCCGGTCCGTGGTCGCGCATGAGCGCCGCAGAACGGTCTCGGTTGCTCTACAGACTGGCAGATCTGATGGAAGAACATAAGCTGCAGCTCGCTCAGCTGGAGACACTCGATAACGGCAAACCCATTCGCGAGTCCCTGAACGCAGACCTTCCCCTTGCGATTGAACACATTCGCTACTACGCCGGCTGGCCCACCAAAGTCGTGGGACAGACCATCCCAGTAGCAGGAAAATACTTCAATTACACGCGCCACGAGCCCGTTGGCGTAGTGGGCCAGATCATCCCGTGGAACTTCCCGCTCCTCATGGCGTGCTGGAAAATCGGCGCTGCGTTGGCCATGGGCTGCACGGTGGTACTCAAGCCGGCCGAGCAGACGCCGCTCTCCGCACTCTACCTGGCCAAACTGATTCAGGAAGCCGGCTTCCCACCGGGTGTCGTTAACGTCGTGCCGGGCTTTGGCGAGACCGCTGGACAGGCGCTCGTGGAGCATCCGGACGTCAACAAGATTGCGTTCACCGGATCGACGGAAGTCGGCAAGCTCATCATGCGCAACGCTGCGGCTACGCTGAAGCGCGTCACGCTTGAACTCGGCGGCAAGTCCCCGAACATCATTCTCCCCGATGCCGACATGAGCCGAGCCATCCCAGGCGCGTTCATGGGGATCATGTTCAACCAGGGCCAGGTGTGCTGCGCCGGATCGCGCCTGTTCGTGCAGAAGAAAGCGTACGACAACGTGGTGGCCGATCTCGTCTCCCTCGCGAAGAAGATCCGCCAGGGCCCGGGTCTGGACCAAAGCACGGAGATGGGACCGCTCGTGTCCGATGAACAGGAAAAGCGCGTGCTCGGCTACATCGAGAAGGGCGTGGAAGAGGGCGCCGAGGTCCTCGTGGGCGGCGGCAAGGCCACGGATCGCGGATACTTCGTGCAGCCGACCATCTTTGCCAACGTCCGGGACGACATGACCATCGCGCGCGAAGAGATCTTCGGACCGGTGGTCGCGGCGATGCCGTTTGAAGACCTGGACGAAGTCATTGCGCGCGCGAACGACACGGAGTACGGCCTGGCGGCCGGTGTGTGGACGGAGAATATCCGCAACGCCCACTATATCGCCAGCAAGCTGAAGGCCGGCACTGTTTGGGTCAACTGCTACAACGTGTTTGACGCGGCGGCTCCGTTTGGTGGATACAAGCAGTCTGGTATCGGGCGCGAAATGGGCTCGTATGCGTTGAACAACTACACGGAAGTCAAGGACGTCTGGATCAGCTTGAGCTGAATCTCGCATGCAAGTGAGGCCCGGCGAAGCGCCGGGCCTATTTTTGTCACCCAAATTGGCAGATGTGGACGTTTGTAGACACCGGCGCTCCCATGCTCGCCTATTGTGTGCAGAAAGAGATTCTCTTGGCGAGGAGGACGCCCAGTGTCACAGCCTAACATTCCGAATATCAACCCATCCATCACGCTCACTCGGGATGACGCGGTCAACCTGCTTCTCTCGTCCATCGCGCTCGAGGAACTCGGACTTGGCCACCTCACGAACGCGGAGGCGGAAAAGATCCAATACGTCCTCGGTACGTTGACGGGCGCCACCGGAACCCAACCGTCGCTGGATGACCTACTCACGCTCAATCAATCGGTGAACGCCACGCTGGACAACATCATCCGCAAAGAGCTCATCTTGGACAGCAAGCTCAGCAACGTGATGTCGCTAGCGAATGTCGGCCCTACCGGTCCCACAGGACCTACAGGGCCTACCGGACCGACGGGACCCACAGGGCCAACTGGACCCACAGGACCCACAGGACCCACAGGACCCACAGGACCCACAGGACCCACAGGACCCACAGGACCCACAGGACCCACAGGACCCACAGGACCCACAGGACCCACAGGACCCACAGGACCGACTGGACCGACTGGACCCGCGGGTTCGAGCGCCATCATTCCGTACGCATCTGGGCTGCCCGTCGCGTTGACGACCGTGGCCGGCGGTCTGGTGGGCACCACGAGCCTTGTCGGGTTCGGCAGCTCAGTGACGGGCGTCACGCTGCTCGGCTCCGGCCAGATCGATCTCACGGGCGCCGGGGGGACGCTCCTCAACTTCGCGTTCTCCATGCCGCGCGCTGGGACCATCACGTCCATCGTCGCGTACTTCAGCGCCACCGCCGCCCTGAATCTGCTTGGCACGACGGTGACCATCACCGCACAGCTGTATGAGTCGACGACGCCAAACAACACGTTCTCGCCCATCCCGGGGGCGTCTGTCATGTTGACACCTCTCACCGGCACCATCGCCGTGGGGCAAATCGCTACCGGCAGCGCCACGGGGCTTTCCATCCCGGTCAGCGCTGGCACGCGGCTTCTGCTCGTCTTCTCAGCGACGGCAAGCGGCCTGTCCCTCGTGCAGACCGTCGCGGGTTACGCCTCGGCGGGCGTTGCCATCAGTTGACCAAGGCTCGGAGACGGTCGAACTCCCTCTCAAGGATTCGGCCGTCTCCTGCGCGCGCTGCGCCGAAGGCTTTGAGCCCCCTTCCGCCCGAGCGGTGTCCACAGCTGGTGGGCCGGATCGCGCTCGATGCGAGAAACGCGCGACGCCGGGCCTCGCAGGAAGGGCAAGGAATGCAAGGTCTCCGCGTTCCTCGCGGACTTGCCAAGATGGCCACACGCCTCCTCAATTCGTTCAAGAAACCCTTGTCTCGCACGTCGCCAGGCGC
This window harbors:
- a CDS encoding exosporium glycoprotein BclB-related protein; the protein is MSQPNIPNINPSITLTRDDAVNLLLSSIALEELGLGHLTNAEAEKIQYVLGTLTGATGTQPSLDDLLTLNQSVNATLDNIIRKELILDSKLSNVMSLANVGPTGPTGPTGPTGPTGPTGPTGPTGPTGPTGPTGPTGPTGPTGPTGPTGPTGPTGPTGPTGPTGPTGPAGSSAIIPYASGLPVALTTVAGGLVGTTSLVGFGSSVTGVTLLGSGQIDLTGAGGTLLNFAFSMPRAGTITSIVAYFSATAALNLLGTTVTITAQLYESTTPNNTFSPIPGASVMLTPLTGTIAVGQIATGSATGLSIPVSAGTRLLLVFSATASGLSLVQTVAGYASAGVAIS
- a CDS encoding aldehyde dehydrogenase family protein; the protein is MAVQEVNASALHPDVVEFLTGPKGLFIDGEFVPSLSGKTFKSINPATEEVLVEVAEAEAPDIDRAVKAARRAFESGPWSRMSAAERSRLLYRLADLMEEHKLQLAQLETLDNGKPIRESLNADLPLAIEHIRYYAGWPTKVVGQTIPVAGKYFNYTRHEPVGVVGQIIPWNFPLLMACWKIGAALAMGCTVVLKPAEQTPLSALYLAKLIQEAGFPPGVVNVVPGFGETAGQALVEHPDVNKIAFTGSTEVGKLIMRNAAATLKRVTLELGGKSPNIILPDADMSRAIPGAFMGIMFNQGQVCCAGSRLFVQKKAYDNVVADLVSLAKKIRQGPGLDQSTEMGPLVSDEQEKRVLGYIEKGVEEGAEVLVGGGKATDRGYFVQPTIFANVRDDMTIAREEIFGPVVAAMPFEDLDEVIARANDTEYGLAAGVWTENIRNAHYIASKLKAGTVWVNCYNVFDAAAPFGGYKQSGIGREMGSYALNNYTEVKDVWISLS